One cyanobiont of Ornithocercus magnificus DNA segment encodes these proteins:
- a CDS encoding FAD-binding oxidoreductase, protein MAEDALVAGVLEPLENDLLYLLRHGTPSGTPWLICSGGTTSRCAAPAAWTLDLRPGFRTLQISADHATVRIGTGLSMAQVLQALSNVGRSIPIGLSSLTGAGYLLTGGLSPLSRSLGLAIDRIVAIDGIWGCGEPFHLEKKHRSSTPEQQRRWRGLLGAAPFLAVVTEITLKTVPVDSLEIWHGRVGLKELARLIHQAENWPENVTLQWFWRDAVEILVVHRITFNNESSPVWQDLESLGTVVFEHRQISDSRYLPQFGSIAMERCVSTRRHSEVVGLLGPAGVDWNKWLQDLQLLMYHRPDPVCAVAAQQIGGVCRLQPFEESSFIHRSSEWKPWITATWKAGDETARQRSLTWLENVWKCLSSACPGVHLAQLHPHLTWHRQELNAAFGPWLAGLRNLKAEVDPRGVLPPL, encoded by the coding sequence ATGGCTGAAGACGCCTTGGTTGCGGGTGTGCTTGAGCCACTTGAGAATGACCTCCTGTACTTACTCCGCCATGGCACACCAAGCGGCACTCCCTGGCTAATTTGTAGTGGTGGGACAACAAGTCGCTGTGCTGCACCAGCTGCCTGGACGTTAGATCTACGCCCTGGATTCCGGACCTTGCAAATTAGTGCAGACCACGCCACGGTCCGAATTGGCACTGGTCTAAGCATGGCTCAGGTTCTGCAAGCCTTGTCAAACGTAGGCCGCTCCATTCCTATCGGACTTTCGAGCTTGACAGGAGCCGGCTACTTACTTACTGGTGGACTTAGTCCACTTAGCCGTAGTCTCGGCCTAGCTATAGACCGCATCGTAGCAATCGATGGTATTTGGGGGTGTGGAGAGCCTTTTCACTTGGAGAAAAAGCACCGTAGTTCCACACCGGAACAACAGCGCCGTTGGAGAGGTCTGTTAGGAGCAGCACCGTTCCTAGCTGTAGTTACAGAGATTACGCTTAAGACAGTTCCCGTTGACAGCCTAGAAATATGGCACGGGCGAGTTGGCCTGAAGGAGCTGGCCAGATTGATCCATCAAGCAGAGAACTGGCCAGAAAATGTTACTTTGCAATGGTTCTGGCGCGATGCTGTTGAGATCCTTGTGGTACACAGAATAACGTTCAATAACGAAAGCTCACCAGTTTGGCAAGACTTGGAGTCTTTGGGAACTGTGGTTTTTGAACATCGGCAGATCAGCGATTCCCGATACCTGCCTCAGTTTGGGTCAATTGCTATGGAGCGCTGTGTATCTACTCGCCGTCACAGTGAGGTTGTCGGATTGCTTGGGCCAGCTGGGGTTGACTGGAACAAGTGGTTGCAAGACTTACAGCTGTTAATGTACCATCGTCCAGATCCTGTCTGTGCAGTAGCTGCTCAGCAGATCGGAGGAGTCTGTCGTCTTCAACCTTTTGAGGAGAGCTCATTTATTCATAGGTCATCGGAGTGGAAGCCATGGATCACAGCAACATGGAAAGCTGGTGATGAGACTGCACGTCAACGCAGTCTCACGTGGTTAGAGAACGTCTGGAAGTGTCTGTCGTCGGCCTGTCCTGGTGTACATCTTGCCCAGTTACATCCACACTTGACGTGGCATCGTCAGGAGCTGAACGCAGCCTTTGGACCATGGCTAGCTGGTCTACGCAACTTAAAAGCTGAAGTTGACCCTCGCGGTGTTTTGCCACCACTGTGA
- a CDS encoding SulP family inorganic anion transporter: MLMWSTPSLIRDWFQRPQTEILSGLVVAFAMIPEAIAFSGIAGVEPQVGLFGAFCLSVTISFVGGRQGMITSATGSTALLMTGLISNSETRSAGLSYLLIAGLLAGVLQILWGFLGLAYQMRFVPQAVLSGFVNALALLIAQAQFPQLGLVSQSSGKATNYVLGLAPSGDQLPIVWGLVLLGLLIIYVLPRLTRFIPPQLVAIIVLTVVSIIFQLEVPTVGDLGKLPSGLPQFANPFGALANGRAPFDLNTLGLVLPTALAISFVGLLETFLTQDILDDLTDTTSNKNIEARGQGIANIVSSFFGGMAGCALVGQSVMNTENGGRTRLSTMSSGISLLLLILLARQWLELIPMAALVSIMLSIAVSTADLQGIRHIHRIPRSDTAVMLMTFSVTMLTTPHNLALGVLAGVSLAALLFSRKVAKVIQVSSVDISSSERRYEVSGQLFFVSRVYFQQGFDLHNHLRKITIDMSHAHIWDQSGVNALDQVVRKLSQRGSLVEVTGLNNESLNLFERIGKTGKVLSN; this comes from the coding sequence ATGCTGATGTGGAGCACACCGTCGCTTATTCGAGATTGGTTCCAACGTCCACAAACTGAGATCCTCTCTGGGTTGGTTGTTGCATTTGCGATGATCCCTGAAGCCATCGCATTCTCTGGGATTGCTGGTGTTGAGCCGCAGGTGGGTCTATTCGGTGCTTTCTGCCTATCAGTCACTATCTCCTTCGTGGGCGGCCGCCAGGGCATGATTACTTCCGCTACTGGCTCTACAGCGCTCCTAATGACCGGACTTATATCTAATAGTGAGACCCGTAGTGCAGGCTTGTCATATCTGTTGATTGCTGGGCTACTTGCTGGGGTGCTGCAGATCCTCTGGGGCTTTCTGGGCCTTGCGTATCAAATGCGCTTTGTACCTCAGGCTGTGCTGAGCGGTTTTGTCAATGCTCTTGCCCTTCTGATAGCCCAAGCTCAGTTCCCTCAGCTAGGTTTAGTCTCCCAATCTAGTGGAAAGGCCACAAACTATGTACTCGGTTTAGCTCCCAGCGGTGATCAACTACCAATTGTCTGGGGTCTAGTACTACTTGGACTATTAATTATTTATGTCTTGCCACGTTTAACTCGCTTTATTCCTCCGCAGTTAGTAGCAATTATTGTATTGACCGTTGTTAGCATTATCTTTCAGCTAGAGGTTCCTACTGTCGGCGATCTTGGAAAACTGCCCAGCGGATTGCCGCAATTTGCCAATCCTTTTGGTGCTCTTGCTAACGGTCGTGCTCCATTTGACTTAAATACACTTGGCTTAGTATTGCCAACAGCATTAGCTATTTCTTTCGTCGGATTACTTGAGACATTTCTGACTCAAGACATTCTTGATGATCTTACTGATACAACCTCTAATAAAAACATTGAGGCTCGTGGTCAGGGCATAGCAAACATTGTGTCCTCCTTTTTCGGTGGTATGGCTGGCTGTGCTCTTGTTGGACAATCTGTAATGAATACGGAGAATGGTGGTCGTACCCGTCTTTCTACAATGTCTTCAGGGATTAGCCTATTACTGCTAATCCTACTAGCACGTCAATGGCTTGAACTCATCCCTATGGCCGCTCTAGTTAGCATAATGCTAAGTATTGCTGTTAGCACTGCAGACTTACAAGGAATACGCCATATACATCGCATTCCCCGAAGTGATACAGCCGTAATGCTCATGACTTTTTCGGTGACAATGCTTACTACACCACATAACCTCGCTTTGGGAGTTTTGGCCGGTGTTTCATTGGCTGCTTTGCTGTTTAGTAGAAAAGTTGCAAAGGTTATCCAGGTATCTAGCGTGGATATAAGCTCTAGCGAACGTCGCTACGAAGTGAGTGGACAATTATTCTTTGTGAGTAGAGTTTATTTTCAACAAGGTTTTGACCTTCATAACCACTTGCGAAAAATCACAATCGATATGTCTCATGCACATATTTGGGATCAGAGTGGAGTGAACGCCTTAGATCAGGTTGTTCGCAAGCTTAGTCAAAGGGGATCTCTTGTTGAGGTAACCGGACTTAATAATGAGAGTCTGAATCTGTTCGAGAGAATCGGAAAGACAGGTAAGGTGCTTTCTAATTAA
- a CDS encoding amino acid ABC transporter substrate-binding protein: protein MVTGWLKSITATVFLLLLGACAKFDEISTSRLDTIKRRGELQCGISGRIPGFSFLGSDGLYTGLDVDICRALAAAFVGDAEAVSLRQLTAAERFTALQTGEIDILSRNTTTNLSRDAIGGNSLSFAPVVFHDGQGILVRRGSGISKLEDLQGKSICVGSGTTTEQNLSDVLQSRGIAYEPVKYQDVNQVLAGYQQRRCAAITSDRSQLAAAKSALPNKNEHIILREVMSKEPLAPATIGGDQRLADATRWVIHALVAAEEMGITQENIEEKLEEVKQDPRQSKIRRFLGVEGGLGSKLGLPNDFVVRAILATGNYGEIYERNLGVDSNISIPRGLNHTYRNGGLLIAPPFN, encoded by the coding sequence ATGGTAACAGGCTGGTTGAAATCCATCACAGCTACAGTATTTCTACTTCTGCTTGGAGCTTGCGCCAAATTTGATGAGATATCCACATCCCGACTCGACACCATAAAACGTCGTGGTGAATTGCAGTGCGGGATTAGTGGTAGAATCCCTGGGTTTAGCTTTCTTGGAAGCGATGGCCTCTACACTGGTCTTGATGTAGATATATGCCGTGCCTTGGCAGCCGCATTTGTTGGGGATGCTGAGGCTGTATCGCTACGGCAGCTCACAGCAGCCGAACGCTTTACAGCACTCCAAACTGGAGAAATTGATATCCTTTCTCGCAATACAACTACTAACCTCAGTAGAGACGCTATAGGAGGAAATAGTCTTAGCTTTGCCCCAGTAGTTTTTCATGACGGCCAGGGGATTTTAGTTAGGCGAGGAAGTGGCATCAGCAAACTAGAAGATTTGCAGGGTAAAAGTATCTGTGTTGGCTCAGGCACAACAACAGAACAAAATCTTAGTGATGTTCTGCAATCGCGCGGCATCGCTTATGAACCAGTGAAATATCAGGATGTGAATCAGGTTTTAGCTGGCTACCAGCAAAGACGTTGTGCTGCAATTACCTCAGACCGCTCTCAGCTAGCAGCAGCTAAGTCAGCTCTGCCCAACAAAAATGAGCACATAATCCTCAGGGAGGTAATGAGCAAAGAACCTCTTGCACCTGCTACTATAGGGGGAGACCAACGTTTAGCAGATGCAACTCGTTGGGTTATCCATGCGCTAGTGGCAGCTGAAGAAATGGGAATTACACAAGAGAATATTGAAGAGAAGCTAGAAGAAGTGAAACAGGATCCACGTCAGAGTAAAATACGCCGATTCCTAGGAGTAGAGGGTGGCCTAGGTAGCAAGCTTGGTCTACCAAATGATTTTGTGGTACGTGCAATTCTGGCCACCGGAAACTACGGTGAGATCTATGAACGTAATCTAGGAGTTGATAGCAACATATCAATCCCACGGGGACTTAATCACACCTACCGCAATGGTGGCTTATTAATCGCCCCACCTTTTAACTAA
- a CDS encoding amino acid ABC transporter permease, which translates to MRRRHRQYWVLQLIVVLMLFITLGILANNLLINLARINLGVTFTWLLQPAGFALAEHVIPYSPSDSYFRALVVGWLNSLRVVVAALIMATLLGVLAGTARQSNNKLLRILAASYVALIRQIPLLLQLLFWYFVTFLGVNNTLLAPLGNFIMFSKKGVSLLNVQVSVEFSALLVGLSIFTGAAIAEVVRGGIEAVPQGQWEACYSLGLPGGFSMRRVIIPQALPAIIPALTSQYLNLAKNSTMAIAVGYADLYAVGDTVITQTGRAIEGFLMLLLSFLLLNLVISRTMAFLNALVIRKTVG; encoded by the coding sequence ATGAGACGTCGCCATCGTCAGTACTGGGTGCTCCAGCTAATTGTGGTGCTAATGCTATTTATTACCTTAGGAATATTGGCCAATAACTTACTGATTAACTTAGCCCGCATCAATTTAGGCGTAACCTTTACTTGGCTGCTGCAGCCTGCAGGATTCGCACTAGCTGAGCACGTAATTCCTTACTCACCCTCAGATAGCTATTTCCGAGCTCTAGTCGTAGGCTGGCTCAACAGTTTGCGCGTTGTCGTTGCAGCACTTATCATGGCAACATTACTGGGTGTATTAGCAGGTACTGCCCGCCAGAGCAACAATAAGTTGCTACGAATTTTGGCAGCTAGCTATGTAGCACTCATACGCCAGATTCCTTTGTTACTTCAGCTTCTATTTTGGTATTTCGTAACTTTCCTTGGAGTTAACAATACACTTCTAGCTCCTCTTGGCAATTTCATCATGTTTTCAAAGAAGGGAGTTAGCCTACTTAACGTTCAAGTAAGTGTAGAGTTCTCAGCATTGTTGGTAGGACTTAGTATATTCACTGGTGCTGCCATAGCTGAAGTGGTACGTGGCGGTATTGAGGCTGTTCCACAAGGGCAGTGGGAAGCCTGCTACAGCCTTGGTTTGCCGGGCGGTTTTAGCATGCGTAGGGTGATTATTCCGCAAGCTCTTCCTGCTATAATACCGGCACTTACAAGCCAGTATCTAAACCTTGCTAAGAATAGTACCATGGCGATTGCTGTAGGATACGCAGACCTTTATGCTGTTGGTGACACTGTTATTACCCAAACAGGCCGCGCGATTGAGGGATTTTTAATGTTACTGCTTAGCTTCTTACTGCTAAATCTAGTTATTAGCAGAACAATGGCATTTCTAAACGCCTTAGTTATCAGAAAAACGGTAGGCTAG
- a CDS encoding amino acid ABC transporter permease produces the protein MHYRCRHLYRRYPVKINIRLDTLVNILLLIVAARAAILLVQWLVLADWNVIVLNIPLYVFGSYPAAQRWRPLLWLLLLLSLTVLTLVGLRYRVLRRTLPIFWSLTVPSGVALLAGGFGLVPVRSHEWGGLTLTLFLSVCSGVLALPIGVLLALGRRSGFVLIAHLCILFIEVMRAIPLIAVLFFGQLLIPLFLPVNFEVSRVMRAVLALSFFTAAYVAEDVRSGLQAVPSTQEEAAAVLGLGPIQSLRWVILPQALRIALPVLTNQAIAILQSTTLLALLGLVELLGVSRSLLGNPTFIGRHLEVYVALAVVYWIICSAIALLSRRLEQQLNASTTTR, from the coding sequence ATGCATTACCGCTGTAGACATTTGTACCGTCGCTATCCAGTAAAAATTAATATACGGCTCGATACATTAGTTAATATTTTGCTCCTAATTGTTGCTGCCAGAGCTGCTATTTTGTTAGTTCAGTGGTTAGTTCTAGCTGATTGGAATGTTATCGTCTTAAATATTCCTCTTTATGTATTTGGCAGTTATCCAGCTGCTCAACGCTGGCGACCACTACTGTGGCTGTTACTTCTACTATCACTTACAGTACTTACATTAGTTGGACTTCGATATAGAGTATTAAGACGCACCCTTCCTATTTTTTGGAGTCTAACAGTACCCTCGGGTGTGGCTTTACTCGCTGGTGGTTTTGGTCTTGTGCCTGTTCGAAGCCATGAGTGGGGAGGACTTACTTTGACACTATTTCTAAGTGTTTGTAGTGGTGTATTAGCACTTCCCATAGGAGTCCTATTGGCTCTTGGAAGACGAAGTGGCTTTGTGCTAATTGCACACCTCTGTATTCTGTTCATTGAAGTCATGCGTGCCATACCTTTAATAGCTGTGTTGTTTTTTGGACAGCTCCTGATTCCACTCTTCTTACCAGTCAACTTTGAAGTAAGCCGCGTTATGCGCGCGGTCTTAGCTCTTAGCTTTTTCACTGCTGCTTACGTTGCTGAGGATGTTCGCAGTGGCTTACAGGCAGTTCCAAGTACACAAGAGGAGGCAGCTGCGGTTCTTGGACTAGGGCCAATTCAGTCGCTGCGCTGGGTGATCTTACCGCAAGCACTGCGAATTGCCCTTCCTGTGCTTACCAACCAGGCAATTGCTATTCTTCAAAGTACTACTCTGCTTGCTCTTCTTGGTTTAGTCGAGTTATTGGGGGTTAGCCGTAGCCTGCTCGGTAATCCTACTTTCATTGGCCGTCACCTAGAAGTGTACGTGGCACTAGCTGTAGTCTACTGGATTATCTGTTCTGCAATAGCACTGCTATCTCGTCGTCTTGAACAACAGCTTAATGCATCCACTACTACAAGATGA
- a CDS encoding amino acid ABC transporter ATP-binding protein, translated as MNTAILARSLYKTFSNGCQALKSVSLSVKNGEVLVVMGPSGSGKSTLIRTFNGLEVLDSGYLKVLGIPLDAGHDLRQVRRIRERVGMVFQQFNLFPHLSILDNITLAPIRVKRQQREKAEHKAMKLLQQMGIAEQAKKYPSQLSGGQQQRVAIARALALDPDVMLFDEPTSALDPERVKEVLDAMHQLASEGMTMIVVTHEVSFARDVADRVLFMDGGCVVETAIPEEFFANAKQERSRRFLNQIN; from the coding sequence ATGAATACTGCCATCCTTGCTAGAAGCCTCTACAAAACATTCAGCAATGGCTGCCAGGCATTGAAGAGTGTTTCCCTAAGTGTTAAAAATGGTGAGGTTCTCGTCGTAATGGGGCCATCTGGATCCGGTAAAAGCACACTGATACGCACATTTAACGGTCTAGAGGTACTCGATAGTGGTTATCTGAAGGTGTTAGGAATACCACTAGATGCTGGCCACGACTTGCGGCAAGTGCGACGTATCCGAGAACGTGTCGGAATGGTATTTCAGCAGTTTAACCTTTTCCCACATCTCTCGATCCTCGATAATATAACTCTGGCCCCTATACGTGTTAAGCGCCAACAGCGAGAGAAGGCAGAGCACAAAGCAATGAAATTGCTCCAACAGATGGGAATTGCAGAGCAAGCGAAGAAGTACCCATCGCAGCTCAGTGGTGGTCAGCAACAACGTGTGGCAATTGCTCGTGCCCTTGCACTAGACCCAGATGTGATGCTGTTTGATGAACCCACAAGCGCGCTAGACCCCGAACGTGTGAAGGAGGTTCTGGATGCAATGCATCAACTCGCATCAGAAGGTATGACCATGATAGTGGTAACCCATGAGGTTAGCTTTGCCCGTGATGTTGCTGACCGCGTGCTGTTTATGGATGGTGGTTGTGTGGTTGAGACAGCAATACCAGAAGAGTTTTTTGCCAATGCAAAGCAGGAACGTAGCCGGCGATTCCTCAACCAAATAAACTAG
- a CDS encoding alpha-ketoglutarate-dependent dioxygenase AlkB yields MNTGSTWPELTASAGGNQPPWRLIKGWLSSATSQSWHRQIVRLVTWQQPRVAVYGRHYFAPRQAAFLADVNITYRYSGCIHHGEGQPKWFLPLSERVANAAAETFNGCLLNLYRNGNDCMGWHADDEPELVCGATIASLSLGASRNFVLRHRYTSARAMLLLEDGDLLLMYYPCQQDWQHSLPKRRKVIEQRINLTFRRFQVQ; encoded by the coding sequence ATGAATACGGGATCTACCTGGCCTGAGCTTACTGCGAGTGCGGGTGGCAATCAGCCACCGTGGCGATTGATCAAAGGATGGCTATCTTCAGCAACATCACAGTCGTGGCATAGACAGATTGTTAGATTAGTTACCTGGCAACAACCGCGAGTGGCCGTTTATGGCCGCCACTACTTTGCTCCGAGGCAAGCTGCTTTCCTAGCAGATGTCAATATCACTTATCGATACAGTGGCTGTATACACCATGGTGAGGGACAACCTAAATGGTTCCTCCCATTGTCAGAGAGAGTTGCTAATGCAGCTGCTGAAACCTTTAATGGCTGTCTGCTGAATCTCTACAGGAATGGTAATGACTGTATGGGTTGGCATGCTGATGATGAACCTGAACTAGTTTGCGGTGCGACCATCGCATCACTTTCGCTCGGCGCTAGCCGCAACTTTGTCCTTCGACACCGTTATACATCCGCCCGCGCGATGTTACTACTAGAAGATGGTGACTTACTCTTAATGTACTATCCTTGTCAGCAAGACTGGCAGCACTCACTGCCTAAACGTCGGAAGGTTATCGAACAGCGGATTAATCTTACATTCCGTCGATTTCAAGTGCAGTAA